The Streptomyces sp. NBC_01268 genome segment TCATGATCACCCTTCGTGGTGCCGACGTGCGCGTCGGCGCCCGTCTCCTCCTGTCCGGCATCTCCTTCCACGTCGCGCCCGGCGACCGGATCGGCCTGGTCGGCCGCAACGGCGCGGGGAAGACGACCCTCCTCGACACCCTCGCGGGGCTGCGCGCCCCGGCCGCCGGCAGCGTGCTGCGGACCGGCGACGTCGGCTATCTGGCGCAGGACTCGCGCGCCGCCGACCCGTCCGCCTCCGTCACCGACCGGATCCTGTCCGCGCGGGGCATGGACGTGGCCGTCCGCCGGCTGCGGGCCGCCGCCGACCGGCTCGGTGAGCGCGCCGACGAGCGGGCGCTGGACGCGTACGTCCGGGCCGAGGCCGCGTTCGAGGCCTGCGGCGGATACGCGGCCGAGGCCGAGGCGGCGCGGGTCGCCGCCGGGGTCGGGCTGCCCGCCGAGCTGATGGGGCGCCCGGTCGGCACGCTGTCCGGCGGGCAGAAGCGCCGGGTGGAGCTGGCCCGGATCCTCTTCGCCGGGCACGGCCGCGACGGCACCCTGCTGCTCGACGAGCCGACCAACCACCTCGACGCCGACTCGGTCGGCTGGCTGCGCGGGTTCCTCGCCGCGCACCAGGGCGGTCTCGTCGTCATCAGCCACGACCTCGATCTGATCGCCGCCACCGTCAACCGGGTCTTCCACCTGGACCCGCAGCGGGCGACCGTCGACGTCCACAACACCGGCTGGGCCGCGTACCTCGCCCAGCGGGACGCCGACGAGCGGCGCCGGACCCGCGAGCGCGCCAACACCGAGCGGAAGGCGGCCGCACTGCACGCCCAGGCGGACCGGATGAAGGCCCGCTCGGCGACGGCGGTCACCGCCCGCAGCATGGCGCGGCGCGCCGACCGGATGCTCGACGGCCTGGAGGAGGTCCGGCGCTCGGAGCGGGTGGCGCGGATCCGGCTGCCCGAGCCCGCGCCCTGCGGCCGCATGCCGTTGGGGGCGATCTCGCTGACCAAGGGGTACGGGGGCGGGCGCCCGGTCCTCGACGGCGTGGACCTCGCGGTGGACCGGGGCTCCCGGCTCGTCGTGCTCGGGCTGAACGGCGCGGGGAAGACGACGCTGCTGCGGCTGCTCGCGGGCGTCGAGGCCCCGGACTCGGGGCGGGTCGTGCACGGGCACGGGCTGCGGCTCGGCTACTTCGCGCAGGAGCACGAGACGCTGGATCGGGCGCGCACCGTCCGCGCCAACCTGGCGGCGGCGGCCCCGCACCTCACGGACGGCGAGGTCCGGCGGGTGCTGGGCGCGTTCCTGTTCCGGGGCGACGACGCCGACAAGCCGGCCGGGGTCCTCTCCGGCGGCGAGAAGACCCGGCTGGCGCTGGCCGGTCTCGTCCACTCGGGCGCGAACGTCCTGCTGCTCGACGAGCCGACCAACAACCTCGACCCGGCCTCGCGCGACGAGGTGCTGGCCGCCGTCGGCACGTACCCGGGCGCGATCGTGATGGTCACGCACGACGAGGGCGCGATCGACGCGCTGCGTCCGGAGCGGGTGTTGCTGCTGCCGGACGCGCAGGAGGACCTGTGGAACGAGGAGCACCGGGAGCTGGTGTCCCTGGCGTAGCCGCCGCTCCCGGCACCGGCCCGGCGGCTACCGCTTCACGGCCCGCAGCACGACGAACTTCGGGTCACCGGCGACGAGTTCGCTGTTGCCGAAGATGCGGCGCAGGCTGACGTGGTAGCCGAGGTGCCGGTTGCCGACCACCCAGAGCTCGCCGCCGGGCCGCAGGGCCCGGCGGGACTCGGCGAACATGCGGCGGGCGGTGCGGTCCGTGGTGGCCTGGTGGCTGTGGAACGGCGGGTTGTTGAGCACGAGGTCCACCGAGCCGGGGGCGACGTCCGCCAGGCCGTCGCCGACGGCGAACTCGGCCGTGCGGGCGGTCCCGGCGTGCGTGCGGAAGTTCTCCTCGGCGGAGGCGACGGCCTGGTACGACTCGTCGGTGAAGAGCAGTTCGGCCTCGGGCTCGGCGAGCGCGACGGCCAGCCCGACGACGCCGTTGCCGCAGCCGAGGTCGACCACGCGGGAGCGCCCGACGCCGTGCGGGAGGTGCTGGAGGAGGAAGCGCGTGCCGATGTCGAGGCGGTCGGCGCAGAACACCCCGGCCTGGTTGGCGACCGTGCGTCCGGCGAGCCCGGCCGGGG includes the following:
- a CDS encoding ABC-F family ATP-binding cassette domain-containing protein is translated as MITLRGADVRVGARLLLSGISFHVAPGDRIGLVGRNGAGKTTLLDTLAGLRAPAAGSVLRTGDVGYLAQDSRAADPSASVTDRILSARGMDVAVRRLRAAADRLGERADERALDAYVRAEAAFEACGGYAAEAEAARVAAGVGLPAELMGRPVGTLSGGQKRRVELARILFAGHGRDGTLLLDEPTNHLDADSVGWLRGFLAAHQGGLVVISHDLDLIAATVNRVFHLDPQRATVDVHNTGWAAYLAQRDADERRRTRERANTERKAAALHAQADRMKARSATAVTARSMARRADRMLDGLEEVRRSERVARIRLPEPAPCGRMPLGAISLTKGYGGGRPVLDGVDLAVDRGSRLVVLGLNGAGKTTLLRLLAGVEAPDSGRVVHGHGLRLGYFAQEHETLDRARTVRANLAAAAPHLTDGEVRRVLGAFLFRGDDADKPAGVLSGGEKTRLALAGLVHSGANVLLLDEPTNNLDPASRDEVLAAVGTYPGAIVMVTHDEGAIDALRPERVLLLPDAQEDLWNEEHRELVSLA